One Anaerolineae bacterium genomic window carries:
- a CDS encoding ketose-bisphosphate aldolase, with translation MPLVTPTEVYKQAMAQRFAIGAFNVNNMEAVQAIAEAAQEERAPVFIQVSQGAIRYAGLAYAAGLVKIAASQVDVPIILHLDHGTDFNQNVMCLRAGFTSLMYDGSKKPFEENVAVTKRVVEIAHIVGIPVEAELGQVLQSTDGVTEEQVRAAMTDPDQAKLFIELTGADSLAVAIGSVHAMRSAEAELDIDRLRAIRAKVNVPLVLHGSSGVKEDSIREAIEHGICKINVATYLNQAFVQGLRETIEKMPYEPDYRKHLQVAREYVKERVREKIRLFGSNGRIDSTGGFVSPRTVHRSVDLGALE, from the coding sequence ATGCCGCTCGTCACACCGACCGAAGTCTACAAGCAGGCCATGGCACAGCGGTTTGCCATCGGCGCATTCAATGTGAATAATATGGAGGCGGTACAGGCCATTGCCGAAGCCGCGCAGGAGGAGCGGGCGCCGGTCTTTATCCAGGTCAGCCAAGGCGCCATCCGCTACGCCGGCCTGGCCTATGCCGCCGGCTTGGTCAAGATCGCCGCCAGCCAGGTGGATGTGCCGATTATCCTGCACCTGGACCACGGCACCGACTTTAACCAGAACGTGATGTGCCTGCGCGCCGGCTTCACCTCCCTGATGTACGACGGCTCCAAAAAACCCTTTGAGGAGAACGTCGCCGTCACCAAGCGTGTGGTGGAGATCGCCCATATCGTCGGCATCCCGGTGGAGGCGGAGCTGGGTCAGGTCCTTCAGAGCACCGACGGCGTGACCGAGGAACAGGTGCGTGCCGCCATGACTGACCCGGACCAGGCCAAGCTCTTTATCGAGCTGACGGGTGCCGATTCCCTGGCGGTCGCCATCGGCTCCGTGCACGCCATGCGCTCGGCGGAGGCGGAGCTGGACATTGACCGCTTGCGCGCCATCCGCGCTAAGGTCAACGTGCCGCTGGTCCTGCACGGTTCCTCGGGCGTCAAAGAGGACTCCATCCGCGAGGCCATCGAACACGGCATTTGCAAGATCAACGTGGCGACCTACCTGAACCAAGCCTTTGTCCAGGGCCTGCGGGAGACCATCGAGAAGATGCCCTACGAGCCGGATTACCGCAAGCATTTGCAGGTGGCGCGGGAGTATGTGAAGGAGCGCGTGCGGGAGAAGATCCGGCTGTTCGGTTCCAACGGGCGCATTGACTCGACAGGAGGCTTTGTCAGCCCCCGGACGGTGCATCGCTCGGTGGACCTGGGTGCGTTGGAGTGA